CAAAATCCTATGGGGACGAGTAGACTGTTGGCGGTTGACGGTCCGTGACGGTAATCCTGTAACACCGAGATGAGCACGTGACGCTTCCCCTGCATTCCCACTGTGACGGAATCGGTGACGTCAGTCTTAGCAACAGCGAACATGATTCGCGGATTCTTCGAGTGCTCGTCAAGATTACTTCTTGAGATCCCTCTCCTGGTTTCTGTTGGGGGAGAATACAAGAATCCATCATATATGCGGCCATGTGGGATAGCAAACGTAGGCCTACAGCTGAACTGGAGAATAGTTCGACCTGGGACGGTGTTTGTGGAGTCCTAAGATAGAAGTTTTCGCCACCGAGGGTGTAGGCCTACGTTTTCTATCCCAAActctgcaattgcccacggcaatcgacAGTGCCGTGCAGACTGCCTtacagtttttaattctccgTGGTACATTTTTTGTCTTGGACTATATTCGATATTTTTTTCAACTGCATGTTGTATTTTGCcgtacacattttcttaattgcagggctTGGCATCCCCTATGTCAGCATATAATGGGCTATTTGTCTCTCATCCATTCGACGAGGGGTTCACAATTAATGtgataattatgtttttattattcttgaTATGGTGCATTCTTAAGcattaatacaaattaaatttataaactgaaacggagagagagagagagagagagagagagagagagagagagagagagagagagagagagagagagagagagagggggggggggattcatATACCTAGAATTCGTCAACTTATATGTACACACTACATATTACACGTACTTGTCCATCTTCCTTTGTGATCGACAATGCAGCTCCAGCGACTGTGCGCCTTGAAGTAGTCCGCCTTGATGGCCAGGAAGTTGCTTTGTGTGAGCGAGCTGAGAGAACCAGTGGACAGGTTCCTATGGAGCGGGGCGCTCATGGGTCGACCGGCAGTGTCGTCTATCGACAGCTGAGACCGGATGTGAATCGAGATCTCGGACGCGCTGTAGCAGCTCCGCGCATCCGAGTGAACCGTCGAAACCGAGGTTGCGCTGTCGAGGCGCCGCCTGCCGGGAAACTCCGtatgatgctgctgctgctgctgctgctgctgctgctgctgcggCGTCGACGACCGTCTGCTGGCGTTGGCCGCTCCGCCTTTGTTGGGCAGGTGAAGGGCCGAGTTCGACAAATGGGGCAGGCTGATCTTGCGGGCGAAACACTGGTGGTCGTGCTTTGATTGGCGTAAATTTGGCACCGATGGTTGCTGCTTCTCCGCCCGCCTGTGACGTCGAGATATCACATGCTGCGCAGGCGCGTCACGTGACGCCCTGTCCACGTGACTGTATTTATTTGACACGCACGATTTGGTCTCGGGGTCCATGGCACAGTTTTGCGAAGTCTTTTGGGCGACGTCGACGAAGGCCGCTTCTACATTTCTGTTTACACAGGGGTCCGTGTTGATGTAACCGTTGTTGTCAGACGCCCGGGGGCAGCTTTCCGCCACACCGGTCTTTTTCCGTCCCAAAAAGCCAGGCGAGAATTTCGAAACTAGTGAAGTGTGACTTTTTACTCCATTTAAAATCTGTTCTTTCTCTGGGTGCGTCCTCGCACAGGTATCGGAATTCACAATCTGCCCTGTTGCGTCTGTCACgcgtgtttttcttttttcaacaaCGAAGTTCGAGTACGTCCTTTCGAATTTCCCAGTGTCTTCTGCTTTCTTTACAACACGACTTTCGGTTGCACGTGAAGCTAACGCGCCACAACACGGCGTATGATGAGCCAACGAGTAATCGACATTCTCTCTAGCACCGTCGTTTGAAACAACAGAAACATCAGCCTTTGTGGAAAACTTGCCATCTTCTTCTGTTGTtgttagtggtggtggtggtggtgcacCAGGATCCAGTTCGATTACCAACACCTCACCGTCAGCGTCCGTGTCTACTAAACACTCTTTACGATCGTCAATATCCGGATCGTCGACGGCGTTCTGGGGCGTCACGGCCACCAGCGGAGAGACCCGAGAGCTAGCGGAACCCGCTGCCGCCTCAGCGCTTCTGTTCATGACGTTGCCTAGATATGGCGCGGAGGGCCTCTTGTACTGGCTGGCCGCCTGTGTGGGCGTGGCGTGCTGGGCCTGCCTGACGGACGCGCTGCTGGGGGCGAGGTAGCGCCGCTCCACGTTCAGCCCCTCCTGGCTGTACGGCTCCTGCGAGCTGATGATGATGAGGCCGCCGAAGTTGCACCGGAAGTCCTCCATCTGCAGCCAGTACTCGTCGTCCTCCTTCCGGGTTAGAGGTCGATATTTGTCCATGAACTCGGCGTTGATCATGTCCCACGACAGAGTGTCGCTGGCAGagataaaacagtgaaatatgtCAATAAATGATAATTTGTGACACTTTACTTAACTTTTATTGAACATCACATGTGCAACAGTGACATCTTTGTGTATGAGATTAAACGTGTTAGAAATAGCAAGCAATTGATCGCTTGTTTATTAGTCATTAAATACTGTAGCATTTGTATATTTCAGTCTATTTAGATGGCACTTGacatacacaatttaattataaagacCACTATTTTCATTTGATATCCTTTCGAATTCGAAAATTTATAGATTCGTGTCGTTACAaaattttgtaatgtaataaaataacaaacagcCATACCACCTGTTCATAAATCGCATTTTAGTTGTAAAATAACACACCTAATTTATGTTTTGAAATCAAGGATTTGAACAGGGTAAAGACAACGAACATAAGccataaatataaaacagacaAATGAATAAAAGAACGAAAAAACGAAAGAGTATATAGCTTTATGGAGACAGAAATGTTCAGTTTTGATCACATACTaatagagacagacacagatataGTCAAGGCCAAGTCCAATGCATGTTACAATAGAATGTTTTAACACATCACCCGACCAGTGGcgcaacgggggggggggggggggggggggggggggggcgtgtgtgTAGCATGGGTTCCATGCCCCCCAATCAACCTTTTtctcactgtattaaatttgatcaaatcacgcacacacacacacacagatagagagacacacacacacacacacgcgcgcgcacgcgcgcgcgcacacacacacacacaatatgggTTCCCCATATAAACTACCTTCGACCCCTCCCTTCCCCCAATCCGCGCTTGCCTTACCGCGAGTGGGTATTTTCGTTATCATTAAcgaaacattaaaattaaaattaattaaaacaaacaaaaaacgtgtTCATTCATAAAAATGCGACCTTGATAAGAATGGGTGCGATCGATGTTAATAACTAAGGCTCGTCTGTTTTTCTCCAACCTGGAGAACACAAGAACGTctacacaatctaattaaaattagctccactattacatgtggatctaaagacagccagttggagctcatgtccaccaatcaaaaccttacttgcagaatcctgccagtgatttaaaaataatttgaaaacattccgaattattctgagggtatacgacatgtttcgtgtaaattacgaatgccttgaaacatgttttattttataaaataaataatttgtaatgtaaaactgaagactgatttatttattttttaattttataaataaataaataatttttaatgtaaaattgaagactgataacccaccccgtacgtattggtatggttcgctgtactgctgccactaaaatagactcgcccgatatttttagaatttgtatgctcccaaataacgttataaaaggcaaagtgtgattggtcaatatttaaattattatttacagacgaaatgttacctggacattggggactacgcagtgttgttagttttaaatcactggcaggattctgcaagtaaggttttgattggtggacatgagatccaactggctgtctttagatccacatgtaatagtggagctaattttaattagattgacgtCTACACTGTCGGTAAACTCGCGAGTCTCAACCACTCTCACCAAGTAATTATCGAACACAACTGTCTACAAGCACTatcggaccggcctcggtggcgtcgtggcgtcgtgatttttaatccagataccgactccaaaccgtgactgagtgctccgcaaggcttagtgggtaggtgtaaaccacttgcactgaccagtgatccataactagttcaacaaaggccatggtttgtgctatcctgcctgtgggaagcgcaaatgaaagatcccttgctgtctgtcgtaaaagagtagcctatgtggcgacagcgggtttcctctgaacaaaaaccagtgtcaaaatgaccatatgttttacgtccaatagccgttgataagataaaaaatcaatgtgctctagtggcgtcgttaaataaaagaaactttttacTTTACATGCACTATCGGAGTCTTGTcgccattttgttttagtgAACTGTATAACAATTTCACAAAGCGTTCCTCTTTAAGAGATTCGTACAGTGTAGATAGTGTAGACGTTTTTCTCGATCCCTCGA
Above is a genomic segment from Gigantopelta aegis isolate Gae_Host chromosome 7, Gae_host_genome, whole genome shotgun sequence containing:
- the LOC121378117 gene encoding uncharacterized protein LOC121378117, producing MSRKNQIDVCGPLPAPLSCPCHGMATAGKRVRETPYQDFSRIKKGALTRRAARGFTAFEDLFTDPSFPPDWSSLTYVYSGDDKYERTVFRRPPEVQNNPVFIGVGGIPDEPFPWRHWRQRAWFQAAISILSMNVRFLDKFVPGYRNHEQNFGEDYIGAFHFNIWRFGEWVDIVVDDYLPWLDGAHFFCKAIGNPPEYWAPLAEKAYANAAFDVDECQKEMGVDVEERRHLHIVTATTKFPCKDGHNIEMIRLKCLFSKEPKWRGKYSDYDTLSWDMINAEFMDKYRPLTRKEDDEYWLQMEDFRCNFGGLIIISSQEPYSQEGLNVERRYLAPSSASVRQAQHATPTQAASQYKRPSAPYLGNVMNRSAEAAAGSASSRVSPLVAVTPQNAVDDPDIDDRKECLVDTDADGEVLVIELDPGAPPPPPLTTTEEDGKFSTKADVSVVSNDGARENVDYSLAHHTPCCGALASRATESRVVKKAEDTGKFERTYSNFVVEKRKTRVTDATGQIVNSDTCARTHPEKEQILNGVKSHTSLVSKFSPGFLGRKKTGVAESCPRASDNNGYINTDPCVNRNVEAAFVDVAQKTSQNCAMDPETKSCVSNKYSHVDRASRDAPAQHVISRRHRRAEKQQPSVPNLRQSKHDHQCFARKISLPHLSNSALHLPNKGGAANASRRSSTPQQQQQQQQQQQHHTEFPGRRRLDSATSVSTVHSDARSCYSASEISIHIRSQLSIDDTAGRPMSAPLHRNLSTGSLSSLTQSNFLAIKADYFKAHSRWSCIVDHKGRWTKTRRGISRSNLDEHSKNPRIMFAVAKTDVTDSVTVGMQGKRHVLISVLQDYRHGPSTANSLLVPIGFCLYKAKHPDRDEKRHVSKLQLIGEVDGKSEMREIHSRFDVDPGCYFVVPYYVAQSHEGEFIVRVLAEGDPTGGKAGCMMS